The Streptomyces cynarae genome contains a region encoding:
- a CDS encoding ABC transporter substrate-binding protein, with product MRSTSSTIRTLRAARTAAAVIAGALALTLTACGGSHDDKSSSDKSSGSTQTGGATVTLPKLDGQHLEVAAVWTGGEQKNFKTVLAEFQKRTGAEVTFVPAQDPIINFLGSKIAGGQPPDVALLPQPGAIKQAVDRKWAKPLGAEAQAELAKNYSQGWQDIGKVGGKQYGVYYKAANKSLIWYNAKVFEGANGKEPKTWQELLTAAQNIYDSGVTPFSIGGADGWTLTDWFENVYLSQAGPEKYDQLAQHKIKWTDPSVKQALTTLAQIWGKKDYIAGGPNGALQTEFPASVTQTFTGGDQPKAGMVFEGDFAQVNIGETKARIGADAKVFPFPAVGAQAPVVTGGDAAVILKDSKAAQALVTFLASPDAASIQAKLGGYLSPNKNVPDSAYPNAVQQKMAKALLAAGDSFRFDMSDQAPQAFGGTPGKGEWKDLQDFLKNPTDVAGTQAKLEKDAAAAYGSGS from the coding sequence ATGCGCAGCACGAGCAGCACCATCCGGACACTGAGGGCCGCCAGGACCGCGGCCGCGGTCATCGCGGGAGCGCTGGCGCTCACGCTCACCGCGTGCGGCGGAAGCCACGACGACAAGAGCAGCAGCGACAAGAGCAGCGGAAGCACGCAGACCGGTGGCGCGACCGTCACCCTCCCCAAGCTGGACGGGCAGCATCTGGAGGTCGCCGCCGTCTGGACCGGCGGCGAGCAGAAGAACTTCAAGACGGTGCTCGCCGAGTTCCAGAAGCGCACCGGCGCCGAGGTCACCTTCGTGCCCGCCCAGGACCCGATCATCAACTTCCTCGGCTCGAAGATCGCCGGTGGTCAGCCGCCGGACGTCGCGCTGCTCCCCCAGCCCGGCGCGATCAAGCAGGCCGTCGACAGGAAGTGGGCCAAGCCGCTCGGCGCCGAGGCCCAGGCGGAGCTCGCCAAGAACTACTCGCAGGGCTGGCAGGACATCGGCAAGGTCGGCGGCAAGCAGTACGGCGTCTACTACAAGGCCGCCAACAAGTCCCTGATCTGGTACAACGCGAAGGTCTTCGAGGGGGCGAACGGCAAGGAGCCCAAGACCTGGCAGGAGCTGCTGACGGCGGCGCAGAACATCTACGACTCCGGTGTCACCCCGTTCTCCATCGGCGGCGCGGACGGCTGGACCCTCACCGACTGGTTCGAGAACGTCTATCTCTCACAGGCGGGCCCGGAGAAGTACGACCAGCTCGCCCAGCACAAGATCAAGTGGACGGACCCGTCCGTCAAGCAGGCCCTGACCACGCTCGCGCAGATCTGGGGCAAGAAGGACTACATCGCGGGCGGCCCGAACGGCGCCCTCCAGACCGAGTTCCCGGCCTCCGTCACCCAGACCTTCACCGGTGGCGACCAGCCGAAGGCCGGCATGGTCTTCGAGGGCGACTTCGCGCAGGTCAACATCGGCGAGACCAAGGCGAGGATCGGCGCGGACGCGAAGGTGTTCCCGTTCCCGGCCGTGGGCGCCCAGGCACCGGTGGTCACCGGCGGTGACGCGGCCGTCATCCTCAAGGACTCCAAGGCGGCCCAGGCGCTGGTCACCTTCCTGGCCTCGCCGGACGCGGCCTCCATCCAGGCGAAGCTCGGCGGCTACCTCTCGCCGAACAAGAACGTCCCGGACTCCGCGTACCCGAACGCGGTGCAGCAGAAGATGGCCAAGGCGCTGCTCGCGGCCGGTGACAGCTTCCGCTTCGACATGTCGGACCAGGCCCCGCAGGCGTTCGGCGGCACGCCCGGCAAGGGCGAGTGGAAGGACCTCCAGGACTTCCTGAAGAACCCGACGGACGTCGCGGGGACGCAGGCGAAGCTGGAGAAGGACGCGGCGGCGGCGTACGGGAGCGGGAGCTGA
- a CDS encoding carbohydrate ABC transporter permease: MTSATAAGAPPAPAAPKSRKSVTGTRRTVAALFLLPALVLLGALVVYPIGYSVIRSFLDRSGDSFAGFDNYKALFTDDGIRTALKNNIIWVVFAPTVSTALGLIFAVLTERVRWGTAFKLVVFMPMAISMLAAGIIFRLVYDQDPDKGVANAVWVGIHDTFAPSSAFPKAHPGRESPLKPDGGGFITRTTVHTGESVALPLVGVAPDQMPKSARRAVRAEAEPGKITGTAWQDFTRGRGVGKLGAVDPSEQGYAGMRIEAVENGRVVASTKAAGDGTFTLPAAADGAQLRLPAGNFTEPYNGVDWLGPALVTPAVIGAYVWMWAGFAMVLIAAGLAGVPRELLEAARVDGANEWQVFRRVTVPLLAPVLAVVTVTLMINVLKIFDLVFIIPPGSSQDDADVLALELYRKGFSEDQPGVASAIAVFLLLLVIPVMLFNIRRLRREVRR; encoded by the coding sequence ATGACGTCGGCCACGGCGGCAGGGGCCCCGCCGGCCCCTGCCGCACCCAAGAGCCGCAAGAGCGTGACCGGCACCCGCAGGACCGTGGCAGCACTGTTCCTGCTGCCCGCACTGGTGCTGCTCGGCGCGCTCGTGGTCTACCCGATCGGGTACTCGGTGATCCGCAGCTTCCTCGACCGCTCCGGTGACTCCTTCGCGGGATTCGACAACTACAAAGCGCTGTTCACGGATGACGGCATCCGCACCGCGCTGAAGAACAACATCATCTGGGTGGTGTTCGCGCCGACGGTGTCGACCGCGCTGGGGCTCATCTTCGCGGTGCTCACCGAACGGGTGCGCTGGGGTACGGCGTTCAAGCTGGTCGTCTTCATGCCGATGGCCATCTCGATGCTCGCGGCCGGGATCATCTTCCGGCTGGTGTACGACCAGGACCCGGACAAAGGCGTCGCGAACGCCGTGTGGGTGGGCATCCACGACACGTTCGCCCCGTCGTCGGCGTTCCCCAAGGCGCACCCCGGCCGTGAGTCGCCCTTGAAGCCGGACGGGGGCGGCTTCATCACCCGGACGACCGTGCACACGGGCGAGTCGGTCGCGCTTCCGCTGGTCGGTGTAGCGCCCGACCAGATGCCGAAGAGCGCGAGGCGGGCGGTGCGGGCCGAGGCCGAGCCGGGGAAGATCACCGGCACGGCCTGGCAGGACTTCACTCGCGGCAGGGGCGTGGGGAAGCTCGGCGCGGTGGACCCCTCCGAGCAGGGTTACGCGGGCATGCGGATCGAGGCGGTGGAGAACGGCAGGGTCGTCGCCTCCACCAAGGCGGCCGGCGACGGCACGTTCACGCTGCCCGCAGCCGCGGACGGAGCACAACTGCGCCTCCCCGCGGGCAACTTCACAGAGCCGTACAACGGAGTCGACTGGCTCGGCCCGGCGCTCGTCACCCCGGCGGTCATCGGGGCGTACGTGTGGATGTGGGCCGGTTTCGCGATGGTGCTGATCGCGGCGGGGCTCGCGGGCGTGCCGCGGGAGCTGCTGGAGGCGGCGCGCGTGGACGGCGCGAACGAGTGGCAGGTGTTCCGCCGGGTCACCGTGCCGCTGCTGGCGCCCGTGCTGGCGGTGGTCACCGTCACGCTGATGATCAACGTGCTGAAGATCTTCGACCTGGTCTTCATCATCCCGCCGGGCTCCTCGCAGGACGACGCCGACGTCCTGGCCCTGGAGCTGTACCGCAAGGGCTTCTCCGAGGACCAGCCGGGCGTCGCGAGCGCGATCGCGGTGTTCCTGCTGCTGCTCGTCATCCCGGTGATGCTGTTCAACATCCGTCGACTGAGGCGGGAGGTACGGCGATGA
- a CDS encoding carbohydrate ABC transporter permease, whose amino-acid sequence MTTQVGRLTKAAPVTVVKAGRSLGARIAEGVGGGLLRVFLILVGLFWLVPTIGLLLASLRKPEDMNASGWWTVFSKPSQLTFDSYQKLLENSDITNSLLNTVLITVPATILVVVIGSLAGYAFAWMEFPGRDWWFLGVVGLLVVPVQVALMPIAELFGKTGLFGTVLGVILFHTGFGLPFAVFLLRNFFAEIPRELLEAARLDGAGELRLFARVVMPLGGPAIASLGIFQFLWVWNDMLVALVFTKSGTQPITVALQTQVRQFGNNIDVLAPGAFISMVIPLAVFFAFQRQFVSGVMAGAVK is encoded by the coding sequence ATGACCACGCAGGTCGGACGTCTGACCAAGGCGGCCCCGGTCACCGTCGTCAAGGCCGGGCGGTCCCTCGGGGCGCGGATCGCGGAGGGCGTCGGCGGGGGACTGCTGCGCGTCTTCCTCATCCTCGTCGGGCTGTTCTGGCTGGTGCCGACGATCGGGCTGCTGCTCGCCTCGCTGCGCAAACCGGAGGACATGAACGCCTCCGGCTGGTGGACCGTCTTCAGCAAGCCCTCGCAGCTGACGTTCGACAGCTACCAGAAGCTGCTGGAGAACAGCGACATCACCAACTCCCTGCTGAACACGGTCCTGATCACCGTCCCGGCGACGATCCTGGTCGTCGTCATCGGCTCCCTCGCGGGCTACGCCTTCGCCTGGATGGAGTTCCCGGGGCGCGACTGGTGGTTCCTGGGCGTGGTCGGCCTGCTGGTCGTGCCCGTACAGGTGGCGCTGATGCCGATCGCTGAACTGTTCGGGAAGACCGGCTTGTTCGGCACGGTGCTCGGAGTGATCCTCTTCCACACCGGCTTCGGCCTGCCCTTCGCGGTCTTCCTGCTGCGGAACTTCTTCGCGGAGATCCCCCGGGAACTGCTGGAGGCGGCCCGTCTGGACGGCGCGGGCGAGCTGCGGCTGTTCGCCCGGGTCGTGATGCCGCTCGGCGGTCCGGCGATCGCGAGCCTCGGCATCTTCCAGTTCCTGTGGGTGTGGAACGACATGCTGGTCGCGCTGGTGTTCACCAAGTCGGGCACGCAGCCGATCACGGTCGCGCTGCAGACACAGGTCCGCCAGTTCGGCAACAACATCGACGTCCTGGCACCCGGCGCGTTCATCTCGATGGTGATCCCGCTGGCCGTGTTCTTCGCCTTCCAGAGGCAGTTCGTGTCCGGCGTCATGGCGGGCGCCGTCAAGTAG
- a CDS encoding bifunctional glycosyltransferase family 2 protein/CDP-glycerol:glycerophosphate glycerophosphotransferase: MPRFSIIVPASGVAGRLSQALDSVLAQSFGDFELIPVCDAPDSPAGAVAAAYAERHSRVAPLTSPTSGGPGVARTAGTEAATGTYLLFLDGDDVLLPGALAAIDARLRTTGDVDVLYFAHERAHWWDPETSTPPLGPAPDGAFAPGQAPELTGVAVPVWSAAYRRAFVTGHRLAFPAGHFADVGWGGLVTLAAERLAVLRTVCVRHLVRRQGSRPHTPGEHQFDLLDQVERVLVRATELRLPADRARPLFEQLFSAVLRTAAHPELLPAHRRRAFFRRAGRLHRRHRPAGFRPPAGSLGVQHRLLASGAYGTFRALRAANQSVAKATRKAPLPHLARTRARYTLQLHRPLDENLAVYCAYWGRGYACNPAAIHARARRLAPHIRSVFLVEADAVGSVPKDVEYAVIGSRAYWDVLARAKYLINNANFADGVVKRPGSVHLQTQHGTPLKKMGVDQSPYPVVAASTGSFAKLLARMDRWDYNLSSNRHSTEMWERAFPGAYETLEYGYPRNDVYYTATADDVARVRRELGVPEGKTAVLYAPTHRDHSTGFDAGLDLEAFCDAVGDDFVVLLRAHYFYDRGAARAADRVIDVTRHRSSEDVCLAADALITDYSSIMFDYANLDRPIVVYADDWDVYREIRGVYFDLMEAPPGRVVRTSEELAAVFRDGSFADAEARAVRAAFRQRFCQFDDGRAAERVVRRVLLGEPPASIPPVIPLAERIPAPAPALVRS; this comes from the coding sequence ATGCCCCGCTTCAGCATCATCGTCCCCGCCTCCGGTGTCGCCGGCCGTCTGTCCCAGGCGCTGGACTCGGTCCTCGCCCAGTCCTTCGGCGACTTCGAGCTGATCCCGGTCTGCGACGCGCCCGACTCGCCCGCGGGGGCGGTCGCCGCCGCGTACGCCGAGCGGCACAGCAGGGTGGCCCCGCTCACCTCGCCGACCTCCGGCGGTCCGGGCGTGGCCCGCACGGCCGGGACGGAGGCGGCCACGGGGACGTATCTGCTGTTCCTGGACGGCGACGACGTCCTGCTGCCCGGCGCGCTGGCGGCGATCGATGCGCGTCTGAGGACGACCGGCGACGTGGACGTCCTCTACTTCGCCCACGAGCGGGCGCACTGGTGGGACCCCGAGACCTCCACACCGCCGCTCGGCCCGGCGCCGGACGGGGCGTTCGCCCCCGGGCAGGCGCCGGAGCTGACCGGGGTGGCCGTGCCGGTGTGGAGCGCCGCTTACCGGCGGGCGTTCGTCACCGGGCACCGGCTCGCCTTTCCGGCCGGTCACTTCGCCGACGTCGGCTGGGGCGGACTGGTCACCCTCGCCGCCGAGCGCCTGGCGGTGCTGCGCACGGTGTGCGTACGGCATCTGGTGCGCCGGCAGGGCAGCCGGCCGCACACCCCCGGCGAGCACCAGTTCGATCTGCTGGACCAGGTGGAGCGGGTGCTCGTACGGGCCACAGAACTCCGTCTGCCCGCCGACCGGGCGCGACCGCTGTTCGAGCAGCTGTTCTCCGCGGTGCTGCGGACGGCCGCGCATCCGGAGCTGCTGCCCGCGCACCGCCGCCGGGCGTTCTTCCGGCGGGCGGGCCGTCTCCACCGACGCCACCGCCCGGCCGGGTTCCGGCCGCCGGCGGGGAGCCTCGGCGTACAGCACCGGCTGCTCGCGTCCGGCGCCTACGGCACGTTCCGGGCGCTGCGGGCCGCCAACCAGAGCGTGGCGAAGGCCACCAGGAAGGCGCCCCTGCCGCACCTGGCGCGAACCCGTGCCCGCTACACCCTCCAGCTGCACCGCCCGCTCGATGAGAACCTCGCCGTGTACTGCGCCTACTGGGGCCGCGGCTACGCCTGCAACCCGGCCGCGATCCACGCCCGGGCCCGTCGACTCGCCCCGCACATCCGCTCGGTGTTCCTGGTCGAGGCGGACGCGGTGGGCAGCGTGCCGAAGGACGTCGAGTACGCGGTGATCGGCTCCCGCGCCTACTGGGACGTGCTGGCCCGCGCCAAGTACCTGATCAACAACGCGAACTTCGCCGACGGCGTGGTCAAGCGCCCCGGCAGCGTGCACCTGCAGACCCAGCACGGCACGCCGCTGAAGAAGATGGGCGTCGACCAGTCGCCGTACCCCGTGGTCGCGGCGTCCACCGGCAGCTTCGCCAAGCTGCTCGCACGCATGGACCGCTGGGACTACAACCTCTCCTCCAACCGGCACTCGACCGAGATGTGGGAGCGCGCGTTCCCGGGCGCGTACGAGACGCTGGAGTACGGCTATCCGCGCAACGACGTCTACTACACGGCGACCGCCGACGACGTCGCCCGCGTCCGCCGCGAACTCGGCGTCCCGGAGGGAAAGACGGCCGTCCTCTACGCGCCGACGCACCGCGACCACAGCACCGGCTTCGACGCGGGGCTGGACCTGGAGGCGTTCTGCGACGCGGTCGGCGACGACTTCGTGGTGCTGCTGCGCGCCCACTACTTCTACGACCGGGGCGCTGCCCGGGCCGCGGACCGCGTCATCGACGTCACCCGGCACCGTTCCTCGGAGGACGTCTGCCTGGCCGCCGACGCACTGATCACCGACTACTCGTCGATCATGTTCGACTACGCCAACCTGGACCGCCCGATCGTCGTGTACGCCGACGACTGGGACGTCTACCGGGAGATCAGGGGCGTCTACTTCGACCTGATGGAGGCGCCGCCGGGCCGGGTGGTGCGCACCTCGGAGGAGCTCGCGGCCGTCTTCCGCGACGGCTCGTTCGCGGACGCGGAGGCCAGGGCCGTGCGCGCCGCCTTCCGGCAGCGTTTCTGCCAGTTCGACGACGGGCGCGCCGCCGAACGCGTCGTGCGCCGGGTGCTGCTGGGCGAGCCGCCGGCGTCGATCCCGCCCGTGATCCCGCTCGCCGAGCGCATCCCGGCCCCGGCCCCTGCCCTGGTGAGGAGCTGA
- a CDS encoding organic hydroperoxide resistance protein: MDALYTAVATATHGRDGRAVSSDGRIDLKLAPPAELGGNGEGTNPEQLFAAGYAACFGSALGLVGRAAKVDVSDAAVTAEVGIGKQGEGFALAVTLRVELPDTVDQETGRKLVEQAHQVCPYSNATRGNIPVELVIE, encoded by the coding sequence ATGGACGCGCTCTACACCGCTGTCGCCACCGCCACCCACGGCCGTGACGGTCGCGCCGTCTCCTCCGACGGCAGGATCGACCTCAAGCTGGCCCCGCCGGCGGAGCTGGGCGGCAACGGCGAGGGCACCAACCCCGAGCAGCTGTTCGCCGCCGGTTACGCGGCCTGCTTCGGCAGCGCGCTCGGCCTCGTCGGCCGGGCGGCCAAGGTCGACGTCAGCGACGCGGCGGTGACCGCCGAGGTCGGCATCGGCAAGCAGGGCGAGGGCTTCGCGCTCGCGGTCACCCTGCGCGTCGAGCTGCCGGACACCGTGGACCAGGAGACCGGCCGCAAGCTGGTCGAGCAGGCCCACCAGGTCTGCCCCTACTCCAACGCCACCCGCGGCAACATCCCCGTCGAGCTCGTCATCGAGTAA
- a CDS encoding MarR family winged helix-turn-helix transcriptional regulator yields the protein MTTTRTPRTEAVSAAEEYLRLDRQICFSLHAASRAFNGVYRVVLKDLGLTYPQYLVMLVLWEHGELPVKKLGEHLRLDSGTLSPLLKRLEAAGLVRRERSTRDERSVHIHLTDEGTALRERALLVPRRIAAATGFDLTEIIELRERLDQLTRTLDAAALDETPGCA from the coding sequence ATGACGACCACCCGGACCCCCCGTACGGAGGCGGTCTCCGCGGCCGAGGAGTACCTGCGCCTCGACCGCCAGATCTGCTTCTCGCTGCACGCCGCGTCGCGCGCCTTCAACGGCGTCTACCGCGTCGTCCTGAAGGACCTGGGGCTCACGTACCCGCAGTACCTGGTGATGCTGGTGCTGTGGGAGCACGGGGAGCTGCCGGTGAAGAAGCTCGGCGAGCATCTGCGACTGGACTCCGGCACGCTCTCCCCGCTGCTGAAGCGGCTGGAGGCGGCGGGCCTGGTGCGGCGGGAGCGCAGCACCCGGGACGAGCGGTCCGTGCACATCCACCTCACGGACGAGGGCACGGCGCTCAGGGAACGCGCGCTGCTGGTGCCGCGCCGAATCGCCGCGGCGACGGGCTTCGACCTGACGGAGATCATCGAACTGCGGGAGCGCCTCGACCAGTTGACCCGCACCCTGGACGCGGCGGCACTGGACGAGACGCCCGGCTGCGCCTAG
- a CDS encoding glycosyltransferase family 39 protein: MSRSPMRREERIAVLVPVVVMFTLGLWGLDRDGMWRDEAATFQVARRSLPQIWHLLRSVDAVHGLYYLLMHPVLAVHPGEVLLRLPSVCGAAAAAGLVAALGVRLGRPRVGLWAGLLYAVTPMVGHYAQEGRSYALVAAGVAGATLLLVRAVEGGRWWPYGVVVAVTCVLHEFAALMLAAHACTLALARVPGRLWLRWGSAAGAAVAVLVPLVLVSRGQAEQVAWLTVPDARSVRGLVEQFFGPSRRVLVPCLGLAVLGALAPLPRGVSLAGVAAPLLVVPPTVLMAVSQFRPLYYDRYVLYSLAGVPLLAAAGAERVVGSARRLRLGGWTHIDRRLYGDGVALLGVVAVCCVFLVQLPLLRDDRRAAHRPDDLGAVSAAVAQRVRSGDPVLFLPSLERRSALAYPAGFRGVRDVALGVPAAESGTLYGREVGPEELRRRLEGLRYVWVVTERYALDSSWTPWNATDRVKLAVVKRDFVTREEYVRPHLTLRLYVRRQVPPSNGSN; this comes from the coding sequence ATGAGCCGATCACCGATGAGGCGCGAGGAGCGCATCGCCGTCCTGGTGCCCGTCGTCGTCATGTTCACACTCGGGCTGTGGGGGCTGGACCGTGACGGCATGTGGCGTGACGAGGCGGCCACGTTCCAGGTGGCGCGCCGCTCGCTGCCGCAGATCTGGCATCTGCTGCGGAGCGTGGACGCGGTGCACGGCCTGTACTACCTGCTGATGCACCCGGTCCTGGCCGTCCACCCGGGCGAGGTGCTGCTGCGGCTGCCCTCGGTGTGCGGGGCGGCCGCGGCGGCGGGTCTGGTCGCCGCGCTGGGAGTGCGCCTCGGGCGGCCGCGCGTGGGGCTGTGGGCGGGGCTGCTCTACGCGGTGACGCCGATGGTCGGGCACTACGCGCAGGAAGGGCGTTCCTACGCGCTGGTCGCGGCCGGGGTGGCGGGGGCGACCCTGCTGCTCGTGCGGGCCGTGGAAGGCGGGAGGTGGTGGCCGTACGGGGTGGTCGTCGCCGTCACGTGTGTACTGCACGAGTTCGCGGCGCTGATGCTGGCGGCGCACGCCTGCACGTTGGCGCTGGCACGGGTGCCGGGGCGGCTGTGGCTTCGGTGGGGGAGTGCGGCCGGGGCCGCCGTGGCGGTGCTGGTGCCGCTGGTGCTGGTGTCCCGGGGGCAGGCGGAGCAGGTGGCGTGGCTGACTGTGCCGGACGCGCGGAGCGTGCGGGGGCTGGTGGAGCAGTTCTTCGGGCCGTCGCGCCGGGTGCTCGTGCCGTGCCTGGGGCTGGCGGTGCTGGGGGCTCTGGCGCCGTTGCCGCGGGGGGTTTCCCTGGCGGGGGTCGCGGCGCCGCTGCTGGTGGTTCCGCCGACGGTGCTGATGGCGGTGTCGCAGTTCCGGCCGTTGTACTACGACCGGTATGTGCTGTACTCGCTGGCCGGGGTGCCGTTGCTGGCGGCGGCCGGGGCGGAGCGGGTGGTCGGGTCGGCGCGGCGACTGCGGCTCGGTGGGTGGACGCACATCGACCGCCGGCTGTACGGCGACGGCGTGGCCCTGCTCGGGGTCGTGGCCGTCTGTTGTGTGTTCCTCGTGCAGCTGCCCCTGCTCCGGGACGACCGGCGGGCCGCGCACCGGCCCGATGATCTCGGGGCCGTGTCCGCGGCCGTGGCGCAGCGGGTGCGGTCCGGGGATCCCGTGTTGTTCCTGCCCTCGCTGGAGCGGCGGTCGGCGCTCGCCTATCCGGCCGGGTTCCGGGGGGTCCGGGACGTGGCGTTGGGCGTGCCGGCCGCCGAGAGCGGGACGCTGTACGGACGGGAGGTCGGTCCCGAGGAGCTGCGGCGGCGGCTCGAGGGGCTCAGGTATGTCTGGGTGGTCACCGAGCGGTACGCGCTGGATTCCTCCTGGACCCCCTGGAACGCGACGGACCGCGTCAAACTCGCGGTCGTGAAACGCGACTTCGTCACCCGCGAGGAGTACGTGCGCCCGCACCTCACACTTCGACTCTACGTACGCCGCCAGGTGCCGCCGTCGAACGGGTCGAACTAG
- a CDS encoding glycosyltransferase 87 family protein, with product MLWLLAHDQYALLGRGGVAKEVWKLYFHWYGILRHGAFPSGDHLWQYPPGAGAVLLSPGLLPGLTYFQAFVVITLFTDALITLVLAYAGTRRGRSLRGAALWIGGLPLLWHIPLVRYDIQVTAFAVVSLLTVGRSARLGGAFAALGALVKVWPALALIGTPRGRGTRQAWTTAAVTVVTLLAVVAVLFRNPFDFLRQQGGRGVQIESLGGTVLMLARRAGWSGTTRYQYGAVEFVGPHVRAVADCSLALTAVAFALLLLWRLRARHWTPATPYDAALTAVLLFTVTSRVISPQYMIWLVGLCAVCLTTRHTTQRPVAWLILAATAISAVVYPAFYGQVINSTWRGCLLMLARNGLLTTAAVMSFVRLWRSGRAVPQREDADAPAGKDRVAALFPTGR from the coding sequence ATGCTCTGGCTGCTCGCCCACGACCAGTACGCGCTGCTCGGCCGGGGCGGAGTCGCGAAGGAGGTCTGGAAGCTCTACTTCCACTGGTACGGCATCCTCCGGCACGGCGCCTTCCCCTCCGGCGACCACCTGTGGCAGTACCCGCCGGGCGCCGGCGCGGTGCTCCTTTCGCCCGGGCTCCTGCCGGGGCTGACCTACTTTCAGGCGTTCGTGGTCATCACGTTGTTCACGGACGCCTTGATCACGCTCGTCCTCGCGTACGCAGGCACCCGCCGGGGCCGCTCGCTGCGGGGCGCGGCGCTGTGGATCGGCGGTCTGCCGCTGCTGTGGCACATCCCGCTCGTCCGGTACGACATCCAGGTCACCGCCTTCGCCGTCGTCTCGCTGCTCACGGTGGGGCGCTCCGCGCGCCTGGGCGGCGCGTTCGCGGCCCTCGGCGCCCTCGTCAAGGTGTGGCCGGCGCTGGCGCTCATCGGCACACCACGAGGCCGCGGCACCCGCCAGGCGTGGACGACGGCGGCCGTCACCGTGGTGACGCTGCTCGCCGTGGTCGCGGTCCTGTTCCGCAACCCGTTCGACTTCCTGCGCCAACAGGGCGGCCGGGGCGTGCAGATCGAGTCGCTGGGCGGCACGGTACTGATGCTGGCGCGCCGGGCCGGCTGGTCGGGCACCACCCGCTACCAGTACGGCGCCGTGGAGTTCGTCGGCCCGCATGTGCGCGCGGTCGCAGACTGCTCGCTCGCGCTGACCGCGGTCGCCTTCGCGCTGCTGCTGCTGTGGCGGCTGCGCGCCCGCCACTGGACGCCGGCGACCCCGTACGACGCGGCGCTGACGGCCGTGCTGCTGTTCACGGTGACGAGCCGGGTGATCAGCCCCCAGTACATGATCTGGCTGGTCGGCCTCTGTGCCGTCTGCCTGACCACACGGCACACCACTCAACGCCCGGTGGCCTGGCTCATCCTGGCGGCGACCGCGATCAGCGCCGTGGTGTACCCCGCCTTCTACGGGCAAGTGATCAACTCCACCTGGAGGGGCTGTCTGCTCATGCTGGCCCGCAACGGACTGCTGACCACCGCAGCGGTCATGTCGTTCGTCCGCCTGTGGCGCTCCGGGCGCGCGGTGCCGCAGCGAGAGGATGCGGACGCCCCCGCAGGGAAGGACCGGGTTGCCGCCCTCTTCCCCACAGGGCGTTAA